The following are encoded in a window of Gossypium raimondii isolate GPD5lz chromosome 13, ASM2569854v1, whole genome shotgun sequence genomic DNA:
- the LOC105782326 gene encoding calmodulin → MADQLTDEQISEFKEAFSLFDKDGDGCITTKELGTVMRSLGQNPTEAELQDMINEVDADGNGTIDFPEFLNLMARKMKDTDSEEELKEAFRVFDKDQNGFISAAELRHVMTNLGEKLTDEEVDEMIREADVDGDGQINYDEFVKVMMAK, encoded by the exons atggccGATCAGCTTACCGACGAACAGATCTCTGAGTTCAAGGAGGCCTTTAGCCTCTTCGACAAGGATGGCGATG GGTGCATTACTACCAAGGAGCTGGGAACCGTGATGCGATCACTTGGGCAGAACCCAACTGAGGCAGAACTTCAAGATATGATAAACGAAGTTGACGCCGATGGAAATGGGACCATTGATTTCCCGGAATTCCTTAACCTGATGGCAAGAAAGATGAAAGATACCGACTCAGAAGAGGAACTTAAAGAAGCATTCAGGGTGTTCGACAAGGACCAGAATGGTTTCATATCTGCTGCCGAGCTCCGTCATGTCATGACAAATCTTGGTGAAAAGCTTACAGATGAGGAAGTTGATGAGATGATCCGTGAAGCTGATGTTGATGGTGATGGGCAGATCAACTACGATGAGTTCGTCAAGGTCATGATGGCCAAGTAA